One Narcine bancroftii isolate sNarBan1 chromosome 3, sNarBan1.hap1, whole genome shotgun sequence DNA window includes the following coding sequences:
- the LOC138759185 gene encoding UDP-glucuronosyltransferase 1A5-like isoform X2 has product MGSRSGTHSGRIGNRMWTASGQKVPVWLKLPALLLVLLVPVASSANILVVPMDGSHWVNMRVLMKTLHAHGHSLSVLHSSNSFNITKEPALYRSWVVQLDHKMGILEDPEKVTNLVVEMLEMLHQGNKLLARLRISLRLQDLMRDVHAATSHFIVQLFEDAQLMRRLEEADFKLVLTDPLLPVGQMLARRLGVPLVYNVRWVNNGDGHHLIAPSPISYVPVVGSWLTDRMSFGQRLANGLFYAVTTMLSALASERAYNELCRRYVEPGVGLQELTLAADLWLFRVDFVLDFPRPTVPNVVYVGGFQCLDASPMEPELEAFMQGSGEHGVVFVSLGLMMTRLPAYLEDAIFQGLAGLPHRVIWRRSDRLRSSVGNNTRVIRWVSQNDVLGHAKTVAFVSHGGTNGLYEAIYHGVPVIGLPLLFDQFDNLLRLEVKGAAKVLDAADLSAGQMESAVREVTAEPRYRRAMRRLSSLHRDQPSSPLRRAVFWIEYVLRHGGAPHLRPAAFDMPWYVYHSLDVAVFLVALSLTALLLPCLLIRRLFRSRRADKRKTD; this is encoded by the exons ATGGGAAGCCGGAGTGGGACACACTCAGGGCGAATTGGCAACAG GATGTGGACCGCGTCTGGCCAGAAGGTGCCCGTCTGGCTGAAGCTGCCCGCCCTGCTGCTGGTCTTGCTGGTGCCAGTGGCGAGCAGCGCCAACATCCTGGTCGTGCCCATGGACGGGAGCCACTGGGTGAACATGAGGGTGCTGATGAAGACACTGCACGCCCACGGCCACTCGCTCAGCGTCCTGCACTCGTCCAACAGCTTTAACATCACCAAGGAGCCTGCCCTGTACCGCTCTTGGGTCGTGCAGCTCGACCACAAGATGGGGATACTGGAAGACCCAGAGAAGGTAACCAATCTTGTGGTGGAGATGCTGGAGATGTTACACCAAGGCAACAAGCTCCTGGCCAGGTTGCGCATCTCCCTGCGGCTGCAGGATTTAATGAGGGACGTGCATGCGGCCACTTCCCACTTCATCGTGCAACTCTTTGAGGACGCGCAGCTGATGCGGCGCCTGGAGGAGGCCGATTTCAAGCTGGTGCTCACCGATCCGCTTCTGCCCGTCGGCCAGATGCTAGCCCGCCGCCTCGGCGTGCCGCTGGTCTACAACGTGAGGTGGGTGAACAACGGCGATGGCCACCATCTCATCGCCCCTTCGCCCATCTCCTACGTGCCGGTGGTCGGCAGCTGGCTCACCGACAGGATGTCCTTCGGGCAGCGGCTCGCCAACGGCCTGTTCTACGCCGTGACCACGATGCTGAGCGCCTTGGCCAGCGAGCGGGCGTACAATGAGCTGTGCCGGCGCTACGTGGAGCCCGGAGTCGGCCTGCAGGAGCTGACGCTGGCGGCGGACCTCTGGCTCTTCCGGGTCGACTTCGTGCTGGACTTCCCCCGGCCCACGGTGCCTAACGTCGTGTACGTGGGAGGCTTCCAGTGCCTGGACGCCTCGCCGATGGAGCCCGAGCTGGAGGCGTTCATGCAGGGCTCGGGCGAGCACGGCGTGGTGTTCGTCTCTCTGGGCCTCATGATGACACGATTGCCCGCCTACCTGGAAGATGCCATCTTCCAGGGCTTGGCCGGGCTGCCGCACAGGGTGATCTGGAGGCGCAGCGACCGGTTGCGGAGCTCGGTGGGCAATAACACGCGGGTGATTCGCTGGGTGTCGCAGAACGACGTGCTGGGCCACGCCAAGACCGTGGCGTTCGTGTCCCACGGCGGGACCAACGGGCTATACGAGGCCATCTACCACGGGGTGCCGGTGATCGGGCTGCCGCTGCTCTTCGACCAGTTCGACAACCTGCTCCGGCTGGAGGTCAAAGGGGCGGCCAAGGTGCTGGACGCCGCCGACCTCAGCGCCGGACAGATGGAGAGCGCCGTGCGGGAGGTGACAGCCGAGCCGCGCTACCGCCGCGCCATGCGCCGCCTCTCCTCGCTACACCGTGACCAGCCCAGCTCGCCGCTCCGCAGGGCCGTCTTCTGGATCGAGTACGTGCTGCGCCACGGCGGAGCGCCGCACCTCCGGCCGGCTGCCTTCGACATGCCCTGGTATGTCTACCACAGCCTAGACGTGGCCGTCTTCCTGGTCGCTCTGAGCCTGACCGCGCTGCTGCTGCCCTGTCTCCTGATCAGGAGGCTGTTTCGATCTCGAAGGGCCGACAAACGCAAGACAGACTGA
- the LOC138759185 gene encoding UDP-glucuronosyltransferase 1A5-like isoform X3 — MREEQRMWTASGQKVPVWLKLPALLLVLLVPVASSANILVVPMDGSHWVNMRVLMKTLHAHGHSLSVLHSSNSFNITKEPALYRSWVVQLDHKMGILEDPEKVTNLVVEMLEMLHQGNKLLARLRISLRLQDLMRDVHAATSHFIVQLFEDAQLMRRLEEADFKLVLTDPLLPVGQMLARRLGVPLVYNVRWVNNGDGHHLIAPSPISYVPVVGSWLTDRMSFGQRLANGLFYAVTTMLSALASERAYNELCRRYVEPGVGLQELTLAADLWLFRVDFVLDFPRPTVPNVVYVGGFQCLDASPMEPELEAFMQGSGEHGVVFVSLGLMMTRLPAYLEDAIFQGLAGLPHRVIWRRSDRLRSSVGNNTRVIRWVSQNDVLGHAKTVAFVSHGGTNGLYEAIYHGVPVIGLPLLFDQFDNLLRLEVKGAAKVLDAADLSAGQMESAVREVTAEPRYRRAMRRLSSLHRDQPSSPLRRAVFWIEYVLRHGGAPHLRPAAFDMPWYVYHSLDVAVFLVALSLTALLLPCLLIRRLFRSRRADKRKTD; from the exons ATGAGGGAGGAACAAAG GATGTGGACCGCGTCTGGCCAGAAGGTGCCCGTCTGGCTGAAGCTGCCCGCCCTGCTGCTGGTCTTGCTGGTGCCAGTGGCGAGCAGCGCCAACATCCTGGTCGTGCCCATGGACGGGAGCCACTGGGTGAACATGAGGGTGCTGATGAAGACACTGCACGCCCACGGCCACTCGCTCAGCGTCCTGCACTCGTCCAACAGCTTTAACATCACCAAGGAGCCTGCCCTGTACCGCTCTTGGGTCGTGCAGCTCGACCACAAGATGGGGATACTGGAAGACCCAGAGAAGGTAACCAATCTTGTGGTGGAGATGCTGGAGATGTTACACCAAGGCAACAAGCTCCTGGCCAGGTTGCGCATCTCCCTGCGGCTGCAGGATTTAATGAGGGACGTGCATGCGGCCACTTCCCACTTCATCGTGCAACTCTTTGAGGACGCGCAGCTGATGCGGCGCCTGGAGGAGGCCGATTTCAAGCTGGTGCTCACCGATCCGCTTCTGCCCGTCGGCCAGATGCTAGCCCGCCGCCTCGGCGTGCCGCTGGTCTACAACGTGAGGTGGGTGAACAACGGCGATGGCCACCATCTCATCGCCCCTTCGCCCATCTCCTACGTGCCGGTGGTCGGCAGCTGGCTCACCGACAGGATGTCCTTCGGGCAGCGGCTCGCCAACGGCCTGTTCTACGCCGTGACCACGATGCTGAGCGCCTTGGCCAGCGAGCGGGCGTACAATGAGCTGTGCCGGCGCTACGTGGAGCCCGGAGTCGGCCTGCAGGAGCTGACGCTGGCGGCGGACCTCTGGCTCTTCCGGGTCGACTTCGTGCTGGACTTCCCCCGGCCCACGGTGCCTAACGTCGTGTACGTGGGAGGCTTCCAGTGCCTGGACGCCTCGCCGATGGAGCCCGAGCTGGAGGCGTTCATGCAGGGCTCGGGCGAGCACGGCGTGGTGTTCGTCTCTCTGGGCCTCATGATGACACGATTGCCCGCCTACCTGGAAGATGCCATCTTCCAGGGCTTGGCCGGGCTGCCGCACAGGGTGATCTGGAGGCGCAGCGACCGGTTGCGGAGCTCGGTGGGCAATAACACGCGGGTGATTCGCTGGGTGTCGCAGAACGACGTGCTGGGCCACGCCAAGACCGTGGCGTTCGTGTCCCACGGCGGGACCAACGGGCTATACGAGGCCATCTACCACGGGGTGCCGGTGATCGGGCTGCCGCTGCTCTTCGACCAGTTCGACAACCTGCTCCGGCTGGAGGTCAAAGGGGCGGCCAAGGTGCTGGACGCCGCCGACCTCAGCGCCGGACAGATGGAGAGCGCCGTGCGGGAGGTGACAGCCGAGCCGCGCTACCGCCGCGCCATGCGCCGCCTCTCCTCGCTACACCGTGACCAGCCCAGCTCGCCGCTCCGCAGGGCCGTCTTCTGGATCGAGTACGTGCTGCGCCACGGCGGAGCGCCGCACCTCCGGCCGGCTGCCTTCGACATGCCCTGGTATGTCTACCACAGCCTAGACGTGGCCGTCTTCCTGGTCGCTCTGAGCCTGACCGCGCTGCTGCTGCCCTGTCTCCTGATCAGGAGGCTGTTTCGATCTCGAAGGGCCGACAAACGCAAGACAGACTGA
- the LOC138759185 gene encoding UDP-glucuronosyltransferase 1A5-like isoform X4, with protein sequence MWTASGQKVPVWLKLPALLLVLLVPVASSANILVVPMDGSHWVNMRVLMKTLHAHGHSLSVLHSSNSFNITKEPALYRSWVVQLDHKMGILEDPEKVTNLVVEMLEMLHQGNKLLARLRISLRLQDLMRDVHAATSHFIVQLFEDAQLMRRLEEADFKLVLTDPLLPVGQMLARRLGVPLVYNVRWVNNGDGHHLIAPSPISYVPVVGSWLTDRMSFGQRLANGLFYAVTTMLSALASERAYNELCRRYVEPGVGLQELTLAADLWLFRVDFVLDFPRPTVPNVVYVGGFQCLDASPMEPELEAFMQGSGEHGVVFVSLGLMMTRLPAYLEDAIFQGLAGLPHRVIWRRSDRLRSSVGNNTRVIRWVSQNDVLGHAKTVAFVSHGGTNGLYEAIYHGVPVIGLPLLFDQFDNLLRLEVKGAAKVLDAADLSAGQMESAVREVTAEPRYRRAMRRLSSLHRDQPSSPLRRAVFWIEYVLRHGGAPHLRPAAFDMPWYVYHSLDVAVFLVALSLTALLLPCLLIRRLFRSRRADKRKTD encoded by the coding sequence ATGTGGACCGCGTCTGGCCAGAAGGTGCCCGTCTGGCTGAAGCTGCCCGCCCTGCTGCTGGTCTTGCTGGTGCCAGTGGCGAGCAGCGCCAACATCCTGGTCGTGCCCATGGACGGGAGCCACTGGGTGAACATGAGGGTGCTGATGAAGACACTGCACGCCCACGGCCACTCGCTCAGCGTCCTGCACTCGTCCAACAGCTTTAACATCACCAAGGAGCCTGCCCTGTACCGCTCTTGGGTCGTGCAGCTCGACCACAAGATGGGGATACTGGAAGACCCAGAGAAGGTAACCAATCTTGTGGTGGAGATGCTGGAGATGTTACACCAAGGCAACAAGCTCCTGGCCAGGTTGCGCATCTCCCTGCGGCTGCAGGATTTAATGAGGGACGTGCATGCGGCCACTTCCCACTTCATCGTGCAACTCTTTGAGGACGCGCAGCTGATGCGGCGCCTGGAGGAGGCCGATTTCAAGCTGGTGCTCACCGATCCGCTTCTGCCCGTCGGCCAGATGCTAGCCCGCCGCCTCGGCGTGCCGCTGGTCTACAACGTGAGGTGGGTGAACAACGGCGATGGCCACCATCTCATCGCCCCTTCGCCCATCTCCTACGTGCCGGTGGTCGGCAGCTGGCTCACCGACAGGATGTCCTTCGGGCAGCGGCTCGCCAACGGCCTGTTCTACGCCGTGACCACGATGCTGAGCGCCTTGGCCAGCGAGCGGGCGTACAATGAGCTGTGCCGGCGCTACGTGGAGCCCGGAGTCGGCCTGCAGGAGCTGACGCTGGCGGCGGACCTCTGGCTCTTCCGGGTCGACTTCGTGCTGGACTTCCCCCGGCCCACGGTGCCTAACGTCGTGTACGTGGGAGGCTTCCAGTGCCTGGACGCCTCGCCGATGGAGCCCGAGCTGGAGGCGTTCATGCAGGGCTCGGGCGAGCACGGCGTGGTGTTCGTCTCTCTGGGCCTCATGATGACACGATTGCCCGCCTACCTGGAAGATGCCATCTTCCAGGGCTTGGCCGGGCTGCCGCACAGGGTGATCTGGAGGCGCAGCGACCGGTTGCGGAGCTCGGTGGGCAATAACACGCGGGTGATTCGCTGGGTGTCGCAGAACGACGTGCTGGGCCACGCCAAGACCGTGGCGTTCGTGTCCCACGGCGGGACCAACGGGCTATACGAGGCCATCTACCACGGGGTGCCGGTGATCGGGCTGCCGCTGCTCTTCGACCAGTTCGACAACCTGCTCCGGCTGGAGGTCAAAGGGGCGGCCAAGGTGCTGGACGCCGCCGACCTCAGCGCCGGACAGATGGAGAGCGCCGTGCGGGAGGTGACAGCCGAGCCGCGCTACCGCCGCGCCATGCGCCGCCTCTCCTCGCTACACCGTGACCAGCCCAGCTCGCCGCTCCGCAGGGCCGTCTTCTGGATCGAGTACGTGCTGCGCCACGGCGGAGCGCCGCACCTCCGGCCGGCTGCCTTCGACATGCCCTGGTATGTCTACCACAGCCTAGACGTGGCCGTCTTCCTGGTCGCTCTGAGCCTGACCGCGCTGCTGCTGCCCTGTCTCCTGATCAGGAGGCTGTTTCGATCTCGAAGGGCCGACAAACGCAAGACAGACTGA
- the LOC138759185 gene encoding UDP-glucuronosyltransferase 1A5-like isoform X1 gives MGVSGLGPLRSRVQGNKQSHQDPTGWVQGERRLLLGHSSRMWTASGQKVPVWLKLPALLLVLLVPVASSANILVVPMDGSHWVNMRVLMKTLHAHGHSLSVLHSSNSFNITKEPALYRSWVVQLDHKMGILEDPEKVTNLVVEMLEMLHQGNKLLARLRISLRLQDLMRDVHAATSHFIVQLFEDAQLMRRLEEADFKLVLTDPLLPVGQMLARRLGVPLVYNVRWVNNGDGHHLIAPSPISYVPVVGSWLTDRMSFGQRLANGLFYAVTTMLSALASERAYNELCRRYVEPGVGLQELTLAADLWLFRVDFVLDFPRPTVPNVVYVGGFQCLDASPMEPELEAFMQGSGEHGVVFVSLGLMMTRLPAYLEDAIFQGLAGLPHRVIWRRSDRLRSSVGNNTRVIRWVSQNDVLGHAKTVAFVSHGGTNGLYEAIYHGVPVIGLPLLFDQFDNLLRLEVKGAAKVLDAADLSAGQMESAVREVTAEPRYRRAMRRLSSLHRDQPSSPLRRAVFWIEYVLRHGGAPHLRPAAFDMPWYVYHSLDVAVFLVALSLTALLLPCLLIRRLFRSRRADKRKTD, from the exons ATGGGAGTGAGTGGATTGGGACCCTTGCGCTCCAGAGTTCAGGGGAACAAGCAATCTCATCAAGACCCAACAGGCTGGGTACAGGGGGAGCGAAGACTCCTGTTGGGGCACAGCTCCAG GATGTGGACCGCGTCTGGCCAGAAGGTGCCCGTCTGGCTGAAGCTGCCCGCCCTGCTGCTGGTCTTGCTGGTGCCAGTGGCGAGCAGCGCCAACATCCTGGTCGTGCCCATGGACGGGAGCCACTGGGTGAACATGAGGGTGCTGATGAAGACACTGCACGCCCACGGCCACTCGCTCAGCGTCCTGCACTCGTCCAACAGCTTTAACATCACCAAGGAGCCTGCCCTGTACCGCTCTTGGGTCGTGCAGCTCGACCACAAGATGGGGATACTGGAAGACCCAGAGAAGGTAACCAATCTTGTGGTGGAGATGCTGGAGATGTTACACCAAGGCAACAAGCTCCTGGCCAGGTTGCGCATCTCCCTGCGGCTGCAGGATTTAATGAGGGACGTGCATGCGGCCACTTCCCACTTCATCGTGCAACTCTTTGAGGACGCGCAGCTGATGCGGCGCCTGGAGGAGGCCGATTTCAAGCTGGTGCTCACCGATCCGCTTCTGCCCGTCGGCCAGATGCTAGCCCGCCGCCTCGGCGTGCCGCTGGTCTACAACGTGAGGTGGGTGAACAACGGCGATGGCCACCATCTCATCGCCCCTTCGCCCATCTCCTACGTGCCGGTGGTCGGCAGCTGGCTCACCGACAGGATGTCCTTCGGGCAGCGGCTCGCCAACGGCCTGTTCTACGCCGTGACCACGATGCTGAGCGCCTTGGCCAGCGAGCGGGCGTACAATGAGCTGTGCCGGCGCTACGTGGAGCCCGGAGTCGGCCTGCAGGAGCTGACGCTGGCGGCGGACCTCTGGCTCTTCCGGGTCGACTTCGTGCTGGACTTCCCCCGGCCCACGGTGCCTAACGTCGTGTACGTGGGAGGCTTCCAGTGCCTGGACGCCTCGCCGATGGAGCCCGAGCTGGAGGCGTTCATGCAGGGCTCGGGCGAGCACGGCGTGGTGTTCGTCTCTCTGGGCCTCATGATGACACGATTGCCCGCCTACCTGGAAGATGCCATCTTCCAGGGCTTGGCCGGGCTGCCGCACAGGGTGATCTGGAGGCGCAGCGACCGGTTGCGGAGCTCGGTGGGCAATAACACGCGGGTGATTCGCTGGGTGTCGCAGAACGACGTGCTGGGCCACGCCAAGACCGTGGCGTTCGTGTCCCACGGCGGGACCAACGGGCTATACGAGGCCATCTACCACGGGGTGCCGGTGATCGGGCTGCCGCTGCTCTTCGACCAGTTCGACAACCTGCTCCGGCTGGAGGTCAAAGGGGCGGCCAAGGTGCTGGACGCCGCCGACCTCAGCGCCGGACAGATGGAGAGCGCCGTGCGGGAGGTGACAGCCGAGCCGCGCTACCGCCGCGCCATGCGCCGCCTCTCCTCGCTACACCGTGACCAGCCCAGCTCGCCGCTCCGCAGGGCCGTCTTCTGGATCGAGTACGTGCTGCGCCACGGCGGAGCGCCGCACCTCCGGCCGGCTGCCTTCGACATGCCCTGGTATGTCTACCACAGCCTAGACGTGGCCGTCTTCCTGGTCGCTCTGAGCCTGACCGCGCTGCTGCTGCCCTGTCTCCTGATCAGGAGGCTGTTTCGATCTCGAAGGGCCGACAAACGCAAGACAGACTGA